The DNA region TGCGATACATGTGATACGGGGGATTGCGGCGAAAGCTGCATTAGCGATTGCCTGACTTGCAATTACTTTGCCCAAAACGGCTGGTACTTTGGCGCGGAATTTCTGTATTTGACCACGAACTATAGCGAACCGGTCGCCGCCGTCGAACGGAGCGTGGTGGTTGATAATAATAATAATTCCACGATTACCGACACCACGCGCAATTATGAATTTGGCTATAGCTCCAACTATCGCGTGAATGGCGGGTATCGCTGGGGTAGCTGCGGAGAGGCGATCAATTTTAGCTTCCTCAATTTTCAAGACGACACCTCGTATAACTCGATCGCCGCGGATCCCAACAATGGCGTTATTATCGCCGGACCGCTGGAAACCAATGCCTCTAACACCGGCGACCGGTTGGTGAGCAACCTCGATCAGCAATTTAACACCTTTGACCTGGATTATTCCAAACGGATTCCCATCTGTACCTGCAACAATGATCCCTGTAGCTGCTGCAAATGCCCCCCGTGGGCATTGACCTGGTCGGCTGGCGTGCGGGTGGGGGATTTGGAACGTCTGGAAACCGTGCGGTTATTTAACGCCGCCGGAACCAACACCGCGATCTCGACCATTGACACCCAATTCGTGGGCGCCGGTCCCAAGATTGGCCTGGAAGGCCGCCGTTTTTTGGGTGAATCGTTCCGCTGGTCGATTTTTGGCAAAAGCAACGTAGCCTTGCTCTTAGGCGATTATGACACCATTCGCACCAAGGTCACCGGCGGCGGCACGGCCACCTCGGTCCAACTGGACAACTATCGCCGCGTCATCCCCATGCTCGATATCGAAGTCGGTTTCTCGCGGCAAATTGGTAAAAAGACCATGTTCACCGCCGGATACTTCTTTCAAGCCTGGTGGGACCTGGGGATGTTTGAATCGATCGAAGGGACCAATTTCGGACCCGAGGATGACTCCAACATCATGGCTTACGACGGTCTGATGCTGCGGGTGGAGCGGGTGTTCTAAATCAGAATGGCCGCACAACCGCCAATGTTGCAATTGAAATCACAAACAGCCCCGCGACTCGCGGGGCTGTTTTGCTTTTTAAGAGGCGCAGAGAAAGAGGTTGGGATCGAGAATGTCGGAGCTGTCGACTGCTGGCAATGCGCGCTAACAATTCAACGGACGGAACGCGCTTGCATAATTTTGCCAGAACTGGCCGGAATTTACGCTTAACAACTTTGAAATTTTATATCGTTGAATGTCAGTTGGGTGGCCCTGGCACAGAAAACCCAGGGACCCCGGCCACTTCCCTACCCCCGACAACGTGGGCCACAACCGTGGTGCCCACGCTTTTTATAACAATTTAGATGAGTGGACGCATTGGCCGACGGGTGCGGCGTTCGGCACGCAGACGGGCACGACGGCGGGTCTCACTGGGTTTTTCGTAGTATTCGCGGCGACGCATTTCTTTTTTAATGCCGCTCCGTTCCACCAGTTTACGAAAACGACGGACGGCTTCTTGGATCGATTCTTTTTCACGCACGTTCAGCTTAACCACAATTGCTCCTTATTTTCGGGGGTAACTGGAAAAAATAGCCTCATTGACGATTAACCAAAAACGAGGCCGTGGAATCTGGTAATATATCGTACTTTTACTATTGTTGTCCAGAGAAATCTTGGCCTGCGGCAGAATTAATCTCCCCGGCAAAATCGCCAGTTTTCCTAGCTTGCCTAACTGGTATTTCGGCAAAAATCAACGGCAAATCCGCTCCGTGTTTCGATGGTAAAGAAGAGTCACCCCAAAAAAAGCCGTGTACAGCTGGGTAAGCCAGATTGTAGAGAAGCTCTCCCAGCCGCAATTTCAACGAATGTGGGCGAATTATGGACATCGAAGCGCCTCTCTCGGCGGCCGCGACTATTTTAGAATTGGAATCCCGCCAGGAAGAGGTTTTACGGTTATTGGGGGATTTGGAAGCCAAATTGGAGCAAACTTTGAGGGATAGCCAATTACAGGTGGCTCCCGCCACGATTCTTCGTCCCGCGGCCTAATGCTGGCGGTTTGCCAAGAAATTTGGGGTTTATGAGAATTTGTTTTTTGCCCTCCCGTCTCCGCGTTTGATGGTCCAGAAGGGTTAACCGCCCCTTAAACTCTGCGCAAAGCAGCGCGTAGCTATCGACCGGGAACGCCGTGCGCCCCCGATGGCCCCCCCTGGGGTTGAAAATCTAGATCCTGTTTGCTTGACCTTTGCCCTATCGACCATCAGACTGGCAGTGCCGTATCGAGCTGTCTGGGGCTGGCGTTTCCGGTTGTTTTTGTTGTCAAGGGATCGTATCAATGGGTGCTTCAACGTGGAAATTTGGGGGATACTGTCTGGCCGCGCGACTGGTGGCGCTTTGTTTATTCATCGGACCCGATGCGAGTTATGCCGAAAACTGGCCCCAGTGGCGCGGTCTGTCCAATAACGGCCTTAGCTCTGCGAAAAATTTGCCTGACACATGGGATCAAGAGACTAATTTGGCGTGGCGGTTGCCGCTGCCGGGGGCCGCGGGGGCGACACCGGTAATCTGGAAGGACAAAATCTTTTTGACGTCCTCGGCTGAGCAGGATTTGGTGCTCATTTGTATTTCCACGCAGGGAAAAGAACTGTGGCGGCGAACCGTGGCCAGTGGAAACCGCCCCGTCCACGGCAGCGATCAAACCGGCGAGGGTAACTCCGCCTCCCCCTCCCCCACGACGGATGGAAAATACGTCTGGGCGATGATGGGGACCGGAAAATTGGCGTGTTTTGACTTTGATGGGGAGGAAATCTGGAAGCTGGATTTGCAGGAAAAGTACGGCAAATTCCAAATTCAGTTTGGCATGGCCAGCACACCGGCGCTAGACGGGGACACGCTGTATGTGCAACTGCTGCACAACGCCGGAGCGGTGGTGGCGGCGCTGGACAAAGCGACCGGCCAGGAAAAATGGCGGATTGACCGTAAGAGCGACGCTATCGAGGAATGCAAGGATTCTTATGCCTCGCCGATTGTCTATCGGGATGCGGAGCAGGCGTTTTTAATCACACATGGCGCGGACTACACGATTGGCCATGATTTGACTGATGGAACGGAATTATGGCGGCTGGGGGGACTCAATGGCGCGGGGCAACAATACAATCCCACGCTACGGTTTGTGGCCTCGCCGGTTGCCGTGCCGGGGTTGATTGTGGTCCCCTCGGCAAAAAATGGCCCGGTGGTTGCCCTGCGGCCCAAGAAAGCGGGTGATTTAACGAATGACTTTTTGTGGAAGATGCCCCGCAACACGCCGGATGTCCCATCCCCGTTAATTCATGACGGCTTGGTCTATCTGTGCCGCGAACAGGGGACGTTGATTGTATTGGACGCCGAATCGGGGGAAAAATTGTATGAAGAGCGAATTCACGAGTTCAACCACCGCGCTTCGCCAGTGGCCGCCGATGGCAAATTGTATTTGAGCGGACGGGATGGGACGGTCAACGTGATCAAACTAGGCCGTACCTACCAACGCCTGGCGACTAACAAATTTGACGAGCCGCTGGCGGCCTCGCCGGCGATTGCGGATGGCGTGATTTATTTTCGCACATTCAAGGCGCTGTACGCGGTACGTTCGCGGGAGTAAGTTGGTTGCCGGAATCAAAGTTGTCAAAGCTGCGTTATGAGGATGAATCGGGCCTTTGGCCCACAAAGGAACAAATCACGTTGCCCGCACGCGTTTCAACACTTTTCCCAAACACGAACAGTTGATCAACAATGACGCGCCTGGATTTGGATTCCCTATTGGAAAAAGAACTGGATCGGGATGAGCGGCTGGTCTGGTCCGATCAGCCGATACCCAGTCGCTATGCCCGGGGAGTGGGTTTCATCTGGCTGTTTGCGATTCCCTGGACGGCGTTCGCGGTCTTTTGGACGGGAGGGGCATTGTGGATGGGGGGGCAGATGCAGAATGATGACGGGTTCTTTGGTCTCGTGCGGTTTGTCTTTCCCCTGTTTGGCCTGCCATTTATTCTCGTCGGGTTGGGGATGCTTTCCGCTCCTTATTGGGTGCGCCAGCATGCCCGGCAGACTATTTATGGCATTACCGACCGCCGCGCGATCGTGCTTTCTAAAAATTGGTTGATGGGGCTAAAAGTTCGCTCATTCCGCCCAGCGGAATTAAAAAATATCGAACGGCAAGAATTTGACGATGGCAGCGGCACGATTACGTTTTATACGCGCG from Pirellulales bacterium includes:
- the rpsU gene encoding 30S ribosomal protein S21, whose amino-acid sequence is MVKLNVREKESIQEAVRRFRKLVERSGIKKEMRRREYYEKPSETRRRARLRAERRTRRPMRPLI
- a CDS encoding PQQ-binding-like beta-propeller repeat protein produces the protein MGASTWKFGGYCLAARLVALCLFIGPDASYAENWPQWRGLSNNGLSSAKNLPDTWDQETNLAWRLPLPGAAGATPVIWKDKIFLTSSAEQDLVLICISTQGKELWRRTVASGNRPVHGSDQTGEGNSASPSPTTDGKYVWAMMGTGKLACFDFDGEEIWKLDLQEKYGKFQIQFGMASTPALDGDTLYVQLLHNAGAVVAALDKATGQEKWRIDRKSDAIEECKDSYASPIVYRDAEQAFLITHGADYTIGHDLTDGTELWRLGGLNGAGQQYNPTLRFVASPVAVPGLIVVPSAKNGPVVALRPKKAGDLTNDFLWKMPRNTPDVPSPLIHDGLVYLCREQGTLIVLDAESGEKLYEERIHEFNHRASPVAADGKLYLSGRDGTVNVIKLGRTYQRLATNKFDEPLAASPAIADGVIYFRTFKALYAVRSRE
- a CDS encoding Lpg1974 family pore-forming outer membrane protein — its product is MSAVRHWKLLNRLFTLGLALGVTAAPLLGAEHPQGSQSGMNHYRRVTAEVAGEHQTATATPTRATPRRATSAPGYQVAPVAYNTASERTIPARDTQVRPVGHHHGSSGGCTTGNCETGDCADGSCTSAPCDTCDTGDCGESCISDCLTCNYFAQNGWYFGAEFLYLTTNYSEPVAAVERSVVVDNNNNSTITDTTRNYEFGYSSNYRVNGGYRWGSCGEAINFSFLNFQDDTSYNSIAADPNNGVIIAGPLETNASNTGDRLVSNLDQQFNTFDLDYSKRIPICTCNNDPCSCCKCPPWALTWSAGVRVGDLERLETVRLFNAAGTNTAISTIDTQFVGAGPKIGLEGRRFLGESFRWSIFGKSNVALLLGDYDTIRTKVTGGGTATSVQLDNYRRVIPMLDIEVGFSRQIGKKTMFTAGYFFQAWWDLGMFESIEGTNFGPEDDSNIMAYDGLMLRVERVF